One stretch of Sinorhizobium fredii DNA includes these proteins:
- a CDS encoding DUF982 domain-containing protein, producing MREVPWHTPLWVTLQNGMKRQFCGPYDALDFLENEWPNQRVQHARAVQACREALHHPSYANSARNCFKAACIEAAFACSEALDLISRTEAKPVTRHR from the coding sequence ATGAGAGAAGTGCCATGGCATACCCCGCTTTGGGTGACACTGCAAAATGGAATGAAGCGCCAGTTTTGCGGGCCGTACGACGCCCTTGATTTCCTGGAGAATGAATGGCCGAACCAGCGAGTGCAGCACGCACGGGCGGTACAAGCCTGCCGTGAAGCGTTGCATCACCCATCATACGCGAATTCCGCAAGAAACTGTTTCAAGGCCGCATGCATCGAAGCGGCATTCGCATGCAGTGAAGCTTTAGATCTGATCTCACGAACTGAAGCGAAGCCGGTGACCCGGCATAGATAA
- a CDS encoding GNAT family N-acetyltransferase → MHGGSRIIVEYLATYPNFIPVCASWAFGQWGCHSDGSFAQAEREFFEGAQTQSIPLTLIAIEAGKPAGMVSLWESDFRGRLDLTPWLKSLYVHPFHRRKGIALLLIKRLEQEAQRLGYRSLYLTTEDAKDLYAKADWQEIEYVRTPYGEAALMTKALTQADEDCVK, encoded by the coding sequence ATGCACGGCGGTAGCAGAATCATAGTCGAGTACTTGGCGACATATCCGAATTTCATTCCTGTGTGTGCAAGCTGGGCTTTCGGGCAATGGGGTTGCCATTCGGATGGCTCATTCGCGCAGGCAGAACGTGAGTTCTTCGAAGGAGCACAGACACAATCAATTCCGTTAACTTTGATTGCGATCGAGGCTGGCAAACCTGCAGGAATGGTCAGTCTGTGGGAAAGCGACTTTCGAGGAAGGTTAGATCTGACTCCCTGGCTTAAGTCGCTGTACGTCCATCCATTCCACCGCAGAAAAGGAATAGCATTGTTGCTAATCAAGAGGCTGGAACAAGAGGCTCAGCGGCTCGGCTATCGAAGCCTTTACCTTACAACCGAGGACGCAAAAGACCTCTACGCAAAGGCCGATTGGCAGGAGATAGAGTATGTACGAACACCATATGGCGAAGCGGCATTAATGACCAAGGCGTTGACGCAGGCCGACGAAGACTGTGTAAAGTGA
- a CDS encoding class IIb bacteriocin, lactobin A/cerein 7B family, producing the protein MKSDMAAYRVAELTPEEASVTSGGFWPIVFGIAALIALAAATIAEGAIRSKNHD; encoded by the coding sequence ATGAAGAGCGACATGGCAGCTTATCGTGTAGCCGAATTAACCCCCGAAGAAGCATCTGTAACTTCGGGAGGATTCTGGCCGATAGTGTTCGGAATTGCTGCGCTAATAGCTCTTGCAGCTGCAACCATAGCGGAGGGGGCCATACGCTCTAAGAACCACGATTAA
- a CDS encoding SDR family oxidoreductase, protein MPLMTSGGSVILNTSTLSTQGRPYVSVYSATKAAIRSLARSLTVELAEKGIRVNAMAPGYIDTDLARKGGMSEEMIEQTKTQVHAQIPMHRSGTVDEIAKAVLFLASDDSAYVTGSELCVDGGWAQI, encoded by the coding sequence CTGCCGCTCATGACTTCCGGCGGCTCCGTAATCCTGAACACCTCGACGCTCAGCACACAAGGCCGTCCATATGTGAGCGTGTATTCGGCGACGAAGGCGGCCATTCGCTCGCTGGCGCGGTCGCTCACCGTGGAGCTGGCCGAGAAGGGAATCCGCGTGAATGCCATGGCACCTGGCTACATCGATACGGATCTCGCGCGCAAAGGGGGAATGAGCGAGGAGATGATCGAACAGACGAAGACGCAGGTGCACGCTCAAATCCCGATGCACCGCAGCGGCACAGTCGATGAGATCGCAAAGGCTGTGCTGTTTCTCGCCTCTGATGATTCGGCCTACGTGACAGGCTCCGAATTGTGCGTCGACGGTGGTTGGGCGCAGATCTGA
- a CDS encoding peptidase domain-containing ABC transporter, which translates to MSSKAIKFKQRDITDCAAASLASVAAFYGYRLPLSRIRQYASTDRSGTNVLGLTEAAQKLGFVAKGVKGGFDSLYKIPKPAIAHVIVKEALHHFVVIQAIDAKCVIVMDPAYGEIRKLSHEEFMAQWTGVLVLLVPADTFKRRDETTSPLARFARLLAPHRRVMAQALAGALVTTILGLSTAIYVQKIVDHVIPAGNRNLLNLMSIAMLLILVAQILINLLRNRLVLQTGQKIDVYLILGYYNHILGLPQKFFDDMRMGEIVSRMNDAVKIRSFLNDVSINMFVDVLMILFSFGLMFIYSWKIALLVALSIPLYLLVYWTINRMNGKRQRAIMENAADLEAQLVESLGAISTIKTSGVESFANVKIETRFVKMLHSVYSSGLISIFGDNASTFVSTLFTIVLMWFGTTLALEQAITPGELLSCCTLLGYVTRPIARLIQTNRIVQDALIASDRLFEIFDLEPVSSGGIDATKADLGDIRLENVTFRHGAQPELFQDLSVSFRRGEVTAVVGESGSGKSTLAALLQNVYPLEGGCIRIGPYALQDLSTASLHKVVAAVPQSIDVFSGSVIDNIALGEFEPEFEKILQICDQIGLRELIERWPGGFQAYLGENGVRLSGGEKQRLALARALYRNPDILILDEATSSLDSAAEAFVLRVVEDLRRAGKTIIVIAHRLSTIRGADKIVVLDKGRVVTEGRHADLLKTDGPYARLWRAQRSSSI; encoded by the coding sequence ATGTCGAGCAAGGCCATTAAGTTCAAGCAGCGCGACATCACAGATTGCGCAGCCGCCAGCCTCGCCTCTGTCGCAGCCTTCTATGGCTACAGGCTGCCATTGTCGCGGATCCGCCAGTATGCCTCGACCGATCGCTCCGGCACGAACGTGCTGGGCCTCACGGAAGCGGCGCAGAAGCTGGGCTTCGTTGCCAAGGGAGTGAAGGGCGGCTTCGACAGCCTGTACAAGATCCCCAAGCCCGCTATCGCGCACGTCATCGTCAAGGAGGCCCTGCATCACTTCGTCGTAATCCAGGCGATCGACGCCAAGTGCGTCATCGTAATGGACCCCGCCTACGGTGAAATCCGCAAGCTGTCGCATGAGGAATTCATGGCGCAATGGACTGGCGTCCTGGTTCTGCTGGTTCCCGCAGACACCTTCAAGCGCCGCGACGAGACCACCTCGCCCCTCGCCCGCTTCGCCCGTCTGCTTGCGCCACACAGAAGGGTGATGGCGCAGGCTCTCGCCGGCGCGCTTGTGACGACGATCCTCGGCCTCTCGACAGCGATCTACGTTCAGAAGATCGTCGATCATGTGATCCCAGCGGGCAACCGCAACCTGCTCAACTTGATGAGCATCGCAATGCTGCTGATCCTGGTGGCGCAGATCCTCATCAATCTCCTTAGAAACCGACTCGTCCTGCAGACGGGGCAGAAGATAGACGTCTACTTGATCCTCGGCTACTACAATCACATTCTAGGACTGCCGCAGAAGTTCTTCGACGACATGCGCATGGGCGAAATCGTCTCACGCATGAACGACGCGGTGAAGATCAGGAGCTTCCTAAACGACGTCTCGATCAACATGTTCGTTGACGTGCTCATGATACTGTTCTCGTTCGGGCTGATGTTCATCTATTCTTGGAAGATCGCCTTGCTCGTGGCGCTCTCCATCCCTCTGTACCTCCTCGTATATTGGACCATCAATCGGATGAATGGAAAGCGTCAGCGTGCCATCATGGAGAATGCCGCCGATCTCGAGGCGCAGCTGGTGGAATCACTCGGAGCCATCTCCACCATCAAGACCTCCGGCGTGGAGAGCTTCGCGAACGTCAAGATCGAGACCCGCTTTGTGAAGATGCTGCATTCCGTCTACAGCTCCGGCCTGATCTCCATCTTCGGCGACAACGCCTCGACGTTCGTGTCGACCCTCTTCACCATCGTGCTGATGTGGTTCGGAACGACGCTTGCGCTCGAACAGGCCATCACCCCCGGCGAATTACTGTCCTGCTGTACGTTGCTCGGCTATGTCACCCGGCCGATTGCTCGCCTGATCCAAACTAACCGGATCGTTCAGGACGCGCTTATCGCGTCGGATCGCCTGTTCGAAATCTTCGACCTGGAGCCGGTAAGCAGCGGCGGCATCGATGCGACAAAGGCTGATCTCGGCGATATTCGCCTGGAGAACGTCACGTTCCGCCATGGTGCGCAGCCGGAGCTTTTCCAGGATCTCAGCGTCTCCTTTCGTCGGGGCGAGGTGACGGCAGTGGTGGGGGAGAGCGGCTCGGGCAAGAGCACCCTTGCGGCGTTGCTGCAGAATGTCTACCCGCTTGAGGGTGGATGCATACGGATCGGCCCCTATGCCCTCCAGGACCTCTCGACCGCATCGCTGCACAAGGTCGTGGCTGCAGTACCGCAATCGATCGACGTGTTCTCCGGCTCGGTGATCGATAACATCGCCCTGGGGGAGTTCGAACCGGAGTTCGAGAAGATCCTGCAGATATGCGATCAAATTGGGCTACGGGAGTTGATCGAGCGCTGGCCAGGCGGCTTCCAGGCCTATCTGGGCGAGAACGGCGTACGCCTCTCCGGCGGCGAGAAACAGCGCCTTGCACTGGCTCGAGCCCTGTACCGGAATCCAGATATTCTGATCCTCGATGAAGCGACCTCCTCTCTCGACTCGGCCGCCGAGGCATTTGTCTTGCGGGTGGTTGAGGATCTACGTCGGGCCGGTAAGACGATCATCGTCATCGCTCATCGACTGAGCACCATTCGTGGGGCCGACAAGATCGTGGTCCTCGACAAGGGGCGGGTCGTTACGGAAGGAAGGCACGCTGACTTGCTGAAAACTGATGGCCCTTACGCTCGACTGTGGCGGGCTCAGAGGTCTTCCTCCATCTAG
- a CDS encoding GntR family transcriptional regulator — protein sequence MWVCDKAAQCRGIEPPKTRGKTDAAYDAVVHLLYSHGLMPGQQLSDVELSAKLNIGRTPVREALIRLAAEGKVISIPQKGYFTRPLTDWAIADSYAVAREVLAFALARAEPQAHYKPAPCEASSRSEPARRAEAIFTEIGQRASNCEMCKIIDKFCFCTHPLRVEITASEHSRSFRKSLATLTNAMPQLGKATSVVQSALMSHLDFEQRALTHVLDVVNGRSLNASVYSEQFMSVQR from the coding sequence ATGTGGGTCTGTGATAAAGCCGCCCAATGTCGTGGAATTGAGCCACCAAAAACGCGCGGAAAAACGGATGCGGCCTATGATGCAGTCGTTCACTTGCTTTACAGTCACGGGCTTATGCCGGGGCAACAGCTGAGTGACGTCGAGTTGTCGGCCAAACTCAACATTGGGAGAACTCCGGTACGCGAAGCACTTATCCGACTTGCAGCTGAGGGTAAGGTCATTTCCATCCCCCAAAAGGGCTACTTCACGAGGCCCCTCACCGATTGGGCCATAGCGGACTCGTATGCTGTGGCACGGGAAGTCCTAGCCTTCGCACTCGCCCGCGCAGAGCCTCAGGCTCACTACAAACCGGCACCTTGTGAAGCATCATCAAGGTCCGAACCCGCGCGTCGAGCGGAAGCGATCTTCACCGAAATCGGCCAGAGGGCATCGAATTGTGAGATGTGCAAGATTATCGACAAATTTTGTTTTTGCACGCACCCCTTACGCGTGGAAATAACTGCGTCAGAGCATTCCCGATCTTTCAGGAAAAGCCTCGCAACGCTGACGAATGCGATGCCCCAACTCGGCAAAGCAACGAGCGTCGTGCAATCCGCATTGATGAGCCACCTTGATTTCGAACAACGCGCCCTGACACACGTTTTGGACGTCGTGAACGGTCGATCATTAAATGCATCCGTCTATAGCGAGCAGTTCATGAGCGTGCAGCGATGA
- a CDS encoding ROK family protein gives MDLLIRRLRQQDLGEHATVPADRDRTGSVGLVEGGQNSHRLTPAQSLISAGTLGPANRGRLLQALYDMGPSSRADLARSTGVSRGTIGGIVQPLLDQRILAEGEAIPPNQAGGKPATKLWFSKEAKPICAVLLMHDRVHTCLVSLEGEIYAKNVADVPQALTSASDVFQIVSGCVERTITSSSYPILGIGAAVAGMIDTETGSMLRTGPVPYLDGFPIRAELTKKFGVPVVVDEDTRALIVGDRWFGQGRGRRNFAVVYIGETLRGALFLNGHVHRGAAGAGGEIGHTIVQLNGRACHCGRRGCWETVATLKWIREKARSKGLPQPHALNARRLVMLADQGVKEAVDLLDEYAFNVSVGLANLQHLIAPNCIILHGDVVHGGRRMLSLIERSFRDQLLDRPGDEIMLALGDSENVAALRGAAGLILSELLNFVI, from the coding sequence ATGGATCTTCTGATAAGGCGACTAAGGCAACAAGACTTAGGCGAACATGCGACGGTTCCTGCTGATCGTGACAGGACCGGTTCCGTAGGGCTAGTTGAGGGAGGCCAAAATAGTCATCGATTAACGCCGGCTCAATCCCTGATTTCAGCAGGTACGTTAGGGCCCGCAAATCGGGGGCGTCTACTACAAGCTTTATATGACATGGGACCGTCTAGCAGAGCGGATCTCGCGCGCTCTACCGGCGTCAGTCGAGGAACCATCGGCGGGATTGTTCAACCTCTGCTCGATCAGCGTATTCTCGCAGAAGGAGAAGCGATTCCGCCTAACCAAGCCGGGGGAAAGCCGGCCACTAAATTGTGGTTCTCCAAAGAGGCCAAGCCTATATGTGCGGTTCTTCTGATGCATGATCGTGTGCATACGTGCTTGGTTTCGCTGGAGGGTGAGATCTATGCCAAGAATGTCGCGGACGTGCCGCAAGCCCTAACGAGCGCTTCCGACGTGTTCCAGATTGTCAGCGGCTGTGTCGAAAGAACCATCACATCCAGCAGTTATCCAATCTTGGGGATCGGCGCTGCAGTTGCAGGAATGATCGATACGGAAACCGGTTCGATGCTACGCACCGGCCCTGTGCCGTATCTCGACGGGTTTCCAATAAGAGCGGAGTTGACCAAAAAATTTGGGGTTCCGGTCGTCGTCGACGAAGATACTAGGGCCTTAATTGTTGGCGACCGATGGTTTGGGCAAGGGCGTGGCCGGAGAAACTTCGCTGTGGTTTACATCGGTGAAACTCTAAGAGGGGCACTGTTCCTGAACGGACATGTTCATCGGGGAGCCGCGGGGGCAGGCGGCGAAATCGGTCATACAATTGTGCAGCTCAATGGTCGGGCATGCCACTGTGGGCGACGCGGATGTTGGGAAACAGTCGCAACGCTGAAGTGGATAAGGGAAAAAGCGCGATCAAAAGGGCTGCCGCAGCCTCACGCGCTCAATGCTCGCCGTTTGGTGATGCTAGCGGACCAAGGCGTTAAAGAGGCCGTGGACCTACTGGACGAGTACGCGTTCAATGTTTCGGTCGGGTTGGCTAATCTTCAGCATTTGATAGCACCAAACTGCATTATTCTTCATGGAGATGTCGTGCATGGGGGAAGGCGGATGCTCAGTCTGATCGAAAGAAGCTTTCGGGATCAGCTACTCGACCGTCCTGGTGACGAGATTATGCTAGCCCTTGGGGACAGCGAAAATGTGGCTGCCCTGCGAGGTGCAGCTGGACTCATTCTCTCAGAACTGCTTAATTTCGTTATCTGA
- a CDS encoding DegT/DnrJ/EryC1/StrS family aminotransferase → MNRRAKIDTDANQAMAYPEMKLAFFGGDPVFPPGRITAWPAAQKKHLDALREVVESGKYHRVNHPIVTELEQNLSRWTGKWMVRAVGSGTAAIHVALDYFKSRGEHVVTAALNWPGAVGPIAICGLRPIFVDVDMDLAGIDQKSAAEKLAPNVAALLTTHLFGNNILVPDARSAARTQGVALIDDVCQTIAAAKAIFNGTHLDSDVLALSGNGAKHLGAGELGFILTENNNLIEHVDRVSLASSARNGERIFSPCAQGYNYRPNVFSSSIANMRITNLDTQLQKRRNNGQLLWSMIGELPGLFPLFNPSDQHQSMLNFPLRIEPDFLGFGSGPAARDFIVNLLKAEGVPVWVWLRKPVFEYLPGINDSWRAADFPNTMKLLDTMFYISEIAPPNDAEVMELYAAAFHKVWKALPRLVGKGLATAV, encoded by the coding sequence ATGAATAGACGTGCTAAGATTGATACCGACGCCAACCAGGCCATGGCCTACCCGGAAATGAAGCTGGCTTTCTTTGGCGGCGATCCTGTGTTCCCCCCTGGGCGCATCACTGCCTGGCCAGCCGCACAGAAGAAGCACTTAGATGCTCTCCGCGAAGTAGTGGAGAGTGGGAAATATCATCGCGTCAATCATCCGATTGTGACAGAGTTGGAGCAGAATCTCTCCAGGTGGACCGGGAAGTGGATGGTGCGCGCCGTCGGCAGTGGTACGGCGGCGATCCACGTTGCACTCGACTATTTCAAAAGCCGTGGCGAGCACGTGGTTACCGCAGCCCTGAATTGGCCGGGAGCGGTGGGGCCGATAGCAATTTGTGGTCTGCGGCCGATCTTCGTGGATGTCGACATGGATTTGGCTGGTATCGATCAAAAGTCCGCCGCCGAAAAGCTCGCACCGAACGTCGCCGCACTCCTCACCACTCATCTCTTTGGCAATAACATTCTTGTCCCCGACGCAAGATCGGCTGCGCGTACTCAAGGCGTCGCGCTGATCGACGATGTCTGCCAGACAATCGCGGCCGCCAAAGCGATCTTCAACGGAACGCATCTCGACAGCGACGTACTCGCCTTATCTGGAAACGGGGCCAAGCATTTGGGGGCAGGCGAGCTCGGATTCATCCTTACGGAAAACAATAATCTGATCGAGCATGTTGATCGCGTGTCACTGGCGAGCTCAGCTCGAAACGGTGAGCGCATATTCTCGCCTTGCGCACAAGGGTATAATTATCGTCCTAACGTTTTCTCCTCATCTATAGCAAACATGCGAATAACTAATCTGGACACGCAACTACAGAAGCGAAGGAATAACGGGCAGCTGCTATGGAGCATGATTGGGGAACTTCCTGGACTTTTTCCGCTCTTCAATCCGTCGGATCAGCATCAATCGATGCTCAACTTTCCTCTTCGCATCGAACCGGACTTCCTCGGTTTCGGCTCGGGCCCCGCAGCAAGGGATTTCATCGTCAACTTGCTCAAGGCTGAAGGTGTGCCTGTTTGGGTCTGGCTTCGGAAACCTGTGTTCGAATATCTCCCCGGCATTAACGACAGTTGGAGGGCTGCCGATTTTCCAAATACGATGAAACTCTTGGACACGATGTTCTACATATCCGAGATCGCTCCGCCGAACGATGCCGAGGTGATGGAACTTTACGCTGCAGCCTTTCACAAGGTCTGGAAAGCTCTCCCGAGACTGGTCGGAAAAGGGCTTGCGACAGCCGTCTAG
- a CDS encoding calcium-binding protein translates to MEKFFRGSEAADSILGSNGDDVIIDFSGNDWIDSRSGTDRAFGGAGNDRVLGGAGNDQVYGEEGSDKLSGDDGRDKPRIVGEDNDYLSGGAGDDVLFLGDGRDWLKGGEGSDTFVFQFYNPMPGLHNPMPGVFPKQGPEPDVSTILDFDPAQDTFAFDAAGLHNDGFGANFINHASVQSGYPVDTFYSGKASGANGEHVVVITDRSFADGSAAASAISGESAGDIIVYHDYKNHTADLAYVTSANHVDVFAHLSGVYSVSNLANLHLTPSDFTFV, encoded by the coding sequence ATGGAAAAGTTTTTTCGGGGAAGCGAGGCTGCCGACAGCATCTTAGGCAGCAATGGTGACGATGTGATCATCGATTTTTCTGGCAATGATTGGATCGACTCTCGTTCAGGCACTGACCGGGCATTCGGTGGCGCGGGAAACGACCGGGTCTTAGGGGGCGCGGGCAATGACCAGGTCTATGGCGAAGAGGGCAGCGACAAACTCTCCGGCGACGACGGCCGCGACAAGCCCCGAATCGTTGGTGAGGACAATGACTATCTCTCCGGTGGAGCCGGCGATGATGTTCTGTTCCTCGGTGACGGTAGGGATTGGCTGAAGGGAGGCGAAGGCTCCGACACGTTCGTGTTCCAGTTCTACAACCCAATGCCCGGGCTCCACAACCCGATGCCCGGTGTCTTCCCAAAACAGGGGCCGGAACCGGACGTATCCACCATCCTGGATTTCGACCCGGCGCAAGACACTTTCGCCTTCGATGCGGCGGGGCTCCACAACGATGGCTTTGGCGCAAACTTCATCAACCACGCCAGCGTGCAGTCAGGTTACCCGGTGGACACCTTCTATAGCGGCAAGGCCTCGGGTGCGAACGGCGAGCACGTCGTGGTTATCACCGACAGGAGTTTCGCCGATGGCTCTGCCGCCGCGAGCGCGATTTCCGGCGAGAGCGCCGGCGACATCATTGTCTATCACGACTACAAGAACCACACTGCGGATCTTGCCTATGTCACCTCGGCAAATCACGTGGATGTGTTCGCTCACCTGTCTGGCGTGTACAGTGTGTCCAACCTTGCCAATCTGCACCTGACCCCGTCGGACTTCACATTCGTCTGA
- a CDS encoding HlyD family secretion protein: MVIYKAILLSVAAALVSLPLITIPVSVQSAGAIRPSVEKTPLVAPVSGRISRVLAVENDEVIKGQEVLALDDEVVEEKLSAVLADLNAKSDLAHDFETLISSGTPAKEPTRLLTKFATAERAHFLNLLRENQYARRNAAAELGRAKRLASAAAAPAKAVDEKAFALQSIEVEGEILTRRKTAEWNQQLFDTNLRLKELTATLHQLETERDLNRIRAPVSGALEQFSGLTPGSYVQAGQTVAWISPNGKLVAEIYVSPADIGFVWPGQSVRLQVDAFNYNQWGVIDATVLDVAQDFTLHDRKPIFKVRCALSRSHLALKSGAIGHLKKGMTVRARFLLANRTLLQLLYNEADEWLNPLLASH, from the coding sequence CTGGTCATCTATAAGGCGATTCTGCTCTCTGTGGCTGCGGCATTAGTCTCGTTGCCACTGATCACCATACCGGTCTCGGTCCAAAGTGCCGGTGCCATTCGCCCAAGCGTCGAAAAGACGCCCCTGGTCGCGCCCGTCTCCGGACGCATCTCTCGCGTCCTTGCCGTTGAGAACGATGAGGTTATCAAGGGGCAGGAAGTCCTCGCCCTCGATGATGAAGTCGTTGAAGAAAAGCTCAGCGCGGTTTTAGCCGACCTTAACGCTAAAAGCGATCTTGCCCATGACTTCGAAACGCTGATCTCGTCCGGCACACCGGCCAAGGAGCCGACCCGCCTCCTAACCAAATTCGCCACGGCTGAACGGGCGCATTTTCTCAACCTGCTGCGGGAGAACCAATATGCCCGCAGAAACGCCGCAGCGGAACTCGGCCGCGCAAAGCGACTGGCCTCGGCTGCTGCAGCGCCGGCGAAGGCGGTTGACGAAAAGGCTTTCGCTCTCCAAAGCATCGAGGTCGAGGGCGAAATCCTCACGCGGCGCAAAACCGCCGAGTGGAACCAGCAGCTCTTTGACACTAACCTACGCCTCAAGGAACTCACGGCCACCTTGCATCAGCTCGAGACCGAACGAGACCTGAACCGCATTCGTGCCCCGGTGTCAGGCGCTCTCGAGCAATTCTCCGGCCTTACTCCCGGCAGCTACGTTCAGGCTGGTCAAACCGTTGCCTGGATCTCGCCAAACGGCAAACTGGTGGCGGAAATCTACGTCTCCCCCGCCGACATCGGCTTTGTATGGCCTGGCCAGTCGGTGCGGCTGCAAGTGGATGCCTTCAACTACAATCAATGGGGAGTTATCGACGCGACAGTGCTCGACGTGGCGCAGGACTTCACGCTCCATGACAGGAAGCCGATCTTCAAGGTCCGCTGCGCGCTCTCTCGCAGTCATCTCGCGCTCAAGAGCGGGGCCATCGGTCACTTGAAGAAAGGCATGACTGTGCGGGCCCGCTTCCTGTTGGCCAATCGCACTCTCCTGCAACTCCTCTACAATGAGGCCGACGAGTGGCTCAATCCGCTGCTGGCGAGCCACTAA
- a CDS encoding HAD family hydrolase, with the protein MPACESPGVLIFDCDGVLIDSESIATEVHVEALAKSGYAITAEAYNGRFIGMSDQQSYSIIEAEAGLRLPNDHHQRVMKEIAKRYACELKAIAGIRQALDAISLAKCVASSSDPEKLRFGLQITHLYDCFSPHVFSASEVPRGKPAPDLFLFAAENMKTQPANCLVIEDSVAGVQAAVAARMRVIGFVGGSHCVSGLAEKLLEAGATRTFNHMAVLPEILRHL; encoded by the coding sequence ATGCCCGCCTGCGAATCCCCAGGAGTTCTCATTTTCGATTGCGATGGGGTCCTCATCGACAGCGAAAGCATCGCCACCGAGGTACATGTCGAGGCTCTCGCAAAATCAGGGTACGCCATAACTGCAGAGGCTTATAATGGTCGTTTCATAGGCATGAGCGATCAGCAAAGCTACTCTATCATCGAAGCCGAGGCGGGCCTGCGCCTGCCAAATGACCACCATCAACGTGTGATGAAAGAGATCGCCAAGCGATATGCGTGCGAACTCAAGGCCATCGCGGGTATTCGACAGGCGTTGGACGCCATCAGCCTGGCAAAATGCGTGGCATCGAGCAGCGATCCGGAAAAGCTGCGTTTTGGACTTCAGATTACACATCTCTACGACTGTTTTTCGCCTCACGTCTTCAGCGCGTCCGAGGTTCCGCGCGGCAAGCCCGCACCCGATCTCTTTCTGTTCGCAGCGGAGAACATGAAAACACAGCCCGCCAACTGCCTGGTCATCGAAGACAGTGTTGCTGGAGTTCAAGCGGCGGTGGCAGCCCGGATGCGGGTGATAGGCTTTGTCGGCGGTTCTCATTGTGTCTCGGGCCTAGCAGAGAAATTGTTGGAAGCAGGTGCCACCAGAACCTTCAACCACATGGCAGTTTTACCGGAGATTCTTAGGCACCTCTAA